From a single Methylosinus sp. H3A genomic region:
- a CDS encoding MbnH family di-heme enzyme, with translation MRRGWLIGLAALGAAAAHAASAETAKQPDKQAEWNWDLPKYVPPPRVPADNPMSEEKFQLGRRLFFDKRLSGNGTIACASCHLQERAFTDGRVVSVGSTGEKTPRNAPSIVNSGWHATFTWANPALVTLERQMENPLYGERPIEMGVNDANKAEIVGRFRADADYKKWFAASFPEKKPADQISFDTIIKAISAFQRGVISFDSRYDQYLQGKIKLGEAEQRGHDLYFGEKAECHHCHGSVNLDDQFIHAKTREAETPFHNTGLYDIDGKGAYPEPNHGLYDITQDPEDMGKFRAPSLRNIAVTGPYMHDGTVATLEEVIDIYARSGRKIETGPNKGDGALNPLKSPLIVRVDLTPQEKADLLAFLKTLTDETLLTSPRFSDPWKAQAAKK, from the coding sequence GTGAGGCGCGGCTGGCTCATCGGGCTCGCCGCGCTCGGCGCCGCGGCGGCCCACGCCGCTTCGGCCGAGACGGCCAAGCAGCCGGACAAGCAGGCGGAATGGAATTGGGATCTGCCCAAATATGTTCCACCGCCGCGCGTGCCCGCCGACAATCCCATGTCGGAGGAGAAGTTCCAGCTCGGTCGGCGTTTGTTCTTCGACAAGCGCCTCTCCGGCAATGGGACGATCGCTTGCGCCTCCTGCCATTTGCAGGAGCGCGCCTTCACCGATGGGCGCGTCGTCAGCGTCGGCTCGACCGGCGAGAAGACGCCGCGCAACGCCCCATCGATCGTCAATTCCGGCTGGCATGCGACATTCACCTGGGCCAATCCGGCGCTGGTGACGCTCGAGCGCCAGATGGAAAATCCGCTCTATGGCGAGCGGCCGATCGAGATGGGCGTCAATGACGCCAATAAGGCCGAGATCGTCGGGCGCTTCCGTGCCGATGCGGATTACAAAAAGTGGTTCGCGGCGTCCTTCCCGGAAAAAAAGCCGGCCGACCAGATCTCCTTCGACACGATCATCAAGGCGATCTCGGCCTTCCAGCGCGGCGTCATCTCCTTCGACAGCCGATACGATCAATATCTGCAAGGCAAGATCAAGCTCGGCGAGGCGGAGCAGCGTGGACATGATCTCTATTTCGGCGAGAAGGCGGAGTGCCATCACTGTCACGGCAGCGTGAATCTCGACGATCAGTTCATCCACGCCAAGACGCGCGAGGCGGAGACGCCTTTCCACAACACGGGTCTCTACGATATCGACGGAAAGGGCGCCTATCCGGAGCCCAATCACGGCCTCTACGACATCACCCAAGACCCGGAAGATATGGGCAAGTTCCGCGCGCCGAGCCTGCGCAACATAGCGGTGACCGGCCCCTATATGCATGACGGGACGGTGGCCACTCTGGAAGAGGTCATCGACATTTATGCGCGCAGCGGGCGCAAGATCGAGACGGGGCCGAACAAGGGCGACGGCGCTTTGAATCCGCTGAAGAGCCCGCTGATCGTCAGGGTCGATCTGACGCCGCAGGAGAAGGCCGATCTGCTCGCCTTTTTGAAGACGCTGACCGATGAGACGCTGCTCACCTCGCCGCGTTTCTCCGATCCGTGGAAGGCGCAGGCCGCGAAGAAATGA
- a CDS encoding cupredoxin domain-containing protein, producing the protein MSREKGALRRSAAAARMAVLTAASLVICAAAPAPTVNVEIERFAFSPARLTIKAGAVIVFTNHDQVPHSLIGVMGAEEVFRSPEQIDEDESFRVILLRPGEVTYRCGLHSHMTGVISVIP; encoded by the coding sequence ATGAGCCGTGAGAAGGGCGCGCTTCGGAGAAGCGCGGCGGCGGCGCGCATGGCCGTTCTGACAGCCGCCTCGCTCGTCATTTGCGCCGCCGCTCCGGCGCCGACGGTCAATGTCGAAATCGAGCGTTTCGCCTTCTCGCCAGCGCGTCTCACGATAAAGGCCGGCGCGGTGATCGTCTTCACCAATCACGATCAGGTTCCGCATTCCCTGATCGGCGTGATGGGCGCCGAAGAGGTCTTCCGCTCGCCCGAGCAAATAGACGAGGACGAAAGCTTCCGCGTCATTCTCTTGCGCCCCGGCGAAGTGACCTATCGCTGCGGGCTGCACTCCCATATGACAGGGGTGATCTCCGTCATCCCGTGA
- a CDS encoding DUF1345 domain-containing protein — MSRTGEARPRRPLLWRVAKARARLFFCLLAGAVVGLLLPASWREVTRALVGWDAFVTLYLLLSAELMARSTPHTMRRRAQLQDEGRLVILVMTIATACASVGAIVAELGPVKNLEGFSKHAHISLAVLTVVLSWLFVHLTFALHYAHEYYFERASAPDRAPELRGGLIFPGTEQPGYIDFLYFAYVIGVASQTADVSTSSATMRAVALVQGVLAFFFNTAILALTVNIAAGFV; from the coding sequence ATGAGCCGAACCGGCGAAGCGCGCCCGCGGCGCCCGCTGCTCTGGCGCGTCGCCAAAGCGCGCGCGCGGCTGTTTTTCTGCCTTTTGGCGGGCGCGGTCGTCGGCCTCCTCCTGCCCGCGAGCTGGCGGGAGGTCACACGCGCGCTCGTCGGCTGGGACGCCTTCGTCACGCTCTATCTGCTGCTCTCGGCGGAGCTGATGGCGCGCTCGACGCCGCACACCATGCGCCGCCGCGCGCAATTGCAGGACGAGGGCCGGCTGGTCATTCTGGTGATGACGATCGCCACGGCCTGCGCCTCCGTGGGCGCGATCGTCGCCGAGCTCGGCCCGGTCAAAAATCTCGAGGGATTTTCCAAGCACGCGCATATTTCGCTCGCCGTGCTGACCGTCGTGCTCTCCTGGCTCTTCGTCCATCTGACCTTCGCACTGCATTACGCGCATGAATATTATTTCGAGCGCGCCAGCGCGCCGGACCGCGCGCCCGAGCTGCGCGGCGGCCTGATCTTTCCGGGAACAGAGCAGCCCGGCTACATAGATTTCCTCTATTTCGCCTATGTGATCGGCGTCGCCTCGCAGACGGCGGACGTCTCCACCTCTTCCGCCACCATGCGCGCGGTGGCGCTCGTCCAGGGCGTGCTGGCCTTTTTCTTCAACACCGCGATTCTGGCGCTCACCGTCAATATCGCCGCGGGCTTCGTATGA
- a CDS encoding polyprenyl synthetase family protein: protein MTDDAETDDANFRRRLDEAASATEAKLAALLGSEPLPGEIARPARLMEAMRYVALGGGKRLRPFLALESARLFGVEGEGARRAAAAIEMIHCYSLAHDDLPAMDDDDLRRGRPTAHKAFDEATAILAGDGLLTYAFDVLADPATHADAQIRARLVLALARAAGHGGMVGGQALDLEAEKATSPLSQEETLRLQAMKTGALLRICVDFGAILGGASAPVATALGRYGDALGAAFQIADDILDAEGDEAALGKRAGKDAERNKATLIGLLGLDKARERRDALVEAAIAALGETGLGAATGVLAKAARFVALRSN, encoded by the coding sequence ATGACCGACGACGCAGAGACCGACGACGCAAATTTCCGCCGCCGCCTGGACGAGGCCGCGAGCGCGACCGAGGCCAAGCTCGCCGCTCTGCTCGGCTCCGAGCCGCTCCCGGGCGAGATCGCCCGGCCGGCCCGGCTCATGGAGGCGATGCGCTATGTGGCGCTCGGCGGCGGCAAGCGCCTGCGGCCGTTTCTGGCGCTCGAATCGGCCCGCCTTTTCGGCGTCGAGGGCGAGGGCGCCCGGCGCGCAGCGGCGGCGATCGAGATGATCCATTGCTATTCGCTCGCCCATGACGATCTCCCCGCCATGGACGACGACGATCTGCGCCGCGGCCGCCCCACAGCCCATAAGGCCTTCGACGAGGCGACCGCCATTCTCGCCGGCGACGGCCTTCTGACCTACGCCTTCGACGTTCTGGCCGATCCGGCGACCCATGCCGATGCGCAAATCCGCGCCCGCCTCGTTCTGGCGCTGGCCCGCGCGGCCGGGCATGGCGGCATGGTCGGCGGCCAGGCGCTCGATCTCGAGGCCGAGAAGGCGACGAGCCCCCTCTCCCAGGAGGAGACGCTCCGCCTGCAGGCGATGAAGACCGGCGCGCTGCTGCGCATCTGCGTCGATTTCGGCGCCATTCTGGGCGGCGCCTCGGCTCCCGTGGCCACCGCGCTCGGCCGCTATGGCGACGCGCTCGGCGCCGCCTTTCAGATCGCCGACGATATTCTCGACGCCGAGGGCGACGAGGCCGCGCTCGGCAAGCGCGCCGGCAAGGACGCCGAGCGCAACAAAGCGACGCTGATCGGCCTGCTCGGCCTCGACAAGGCGCGCGAGCGGCGCGACGCCCTCGTCGAGGCGGCCATCGCCGCACTCGGCGAGACGGGACTCGGCGCGGCGACCGGCGTGCTGGCGAAGGCCGCGCGCTTCGTCGCGCTGCGCAGCAATTGA
- a CDS encoding alkene reductase: MTDLLFEPFRLGDLSFANRIVMAPLTRRRATHGTNAANALMAEHYRQRASAGLIIAEASQISQQGQGYAFTPGIYSPEQVAGWREVTDAVHSAGGHIILQLWHVGRVSHVSLQPGGGAPVAPSAIATTKQVAIETGFVDCSAPRAIALDEIPGIVADYRKAARNAREAGFDGVEVHCANGYLIDEFLRDGSNKRADAYGGSPQNRARFGLEVVDAVLEEWEAARVGVRISPVSPVHDMSDSDPQGVFFYFVEKLAAKKLGFIHVIEGATQGPRDVAPFDYLALRKSFPGAYIANNAYTLELAEETLAAGRADLIAFGRPFIANPDLVERLRRRAPLAEVDYQTVYAQGSEGYTDYPALTAV; encoded by the coding sequence ATGACCGATCTTTTATTCGAACCTTTTCGGCTCGGCGATCTTTCGTTCGCCAATCGTATCGTCATGGCGCCGCTGACGCGTCGGCGCGCCACCCATGGAACCAACGCCGCCAATGCGCTGATGGCCGAGCACTACCGCCAGCGCGCGTCGGCCGGCCTCATCATCGCCGAGGCCTCGCAGATTTCCCAGCAGGGGCAGGGCTACGCCTTCACGCCTGGGATTTATTCGCCGGAGCAGGTCGCCGGCTGGCGCGAGGTGACCGACGCCGTGCATTCGGCCGGCGGCCATATCATCCTGCAGCTCTGGCATGTGGGGCGCGTGTCGCATGTTTCGCTGCAGCCGGGCGGCGGCGCGCCGGTCGCGCCCTCGGCCATCGCCACGACGAAGCAGGTGGCGATCGAGACGGGCTTCGTCGACTGCTCGGCCCCGCGGGCGATCGCGCTCGATGAAATCCCCGGAATCGTCGCCGATTATCGCAAGGCCGCCCGCAACGCCAGGGAGGCCGGCTTCGACGGCGTCGAGGTCCATTGCGCCAATGGCTATCTGATCGACGAATTTCTGCGCGACGGCTCCAATAAGCGCGCCGACGCCTATGGCGGCTCGCCTCAGAATCGCGCGCGCTTCGGGCTGGAGGTCGTGGACGCCGTGCTCGAGGAATGGGAGGCCGCGCGCGTCGGCGTGCGTATCTCGCCGGTGAGCCCGGTCCACGACATGTCGGACAGCGATCCGCAGGGCGTGTTCTTCTATTTCGTGGAGAAGCTGGCGGCAAAGAAGCTGGGCTTCATTCATGTGATCGAAGGCGCGACGCAAGGGCCGCGCGACGTCGCGCCCTTCGATTATCTCGCTCTGCGGAAAAGCTTTCCCGGCGCCTATATCGCCAATAACGCCTATACGCTGGAACTCGCCGAGGAGACGCTGGCCGCCGGCCGCGCCGATCTCATCGCCTTCGGTCGGCCATTCATCGCCAATCCCGATCTCGTCGAGCGTCTGCGCCGCCGCGCGCCGCTCGCCGAGGTCGATTACCAGACGGTCTACGCCCAAGGCTCCGAAGGATATACGGATTATCCGGCGCTGACGGCGGTGTAA
- a CDS encoding DUF1214 domain-containing protein codes for MTNYVRAFAVMIAGLLLGFALTAVSLGLGRGFGALHAGPWTAWPRHGADMDPYARAVLARSGEAPLGRDQGLAFFARTDSSGAPLDGRCDYRILDSTPAARFWTLGAASATGRLIDNPADRYAFTSSEILRREGGAFEIEIGAQARPGNWLPVAKDPFVLVLRLYDTPLDVESAPDPATFPKIVKLHCA; via the coding sequence ATGACCAATTATGTGAGGGCTTTCGCCGTGATGATCGCGGGCCTCTTGCTCGGCTTCGCGTTGACCGCCGTTTCACTGGGGCTCGGCCGCGGCTTCGGCGCGCTGCATGCAGGCCCCTGGACCGCATGGCCGCGACACGGCGCCGATATGGACCCTTATGCGCGCGCTGTGCTCGCGCGCTCGGGCGAGGCGCCGCTCGGCCGCGATCAAGGCCTCGCCTTCTTCGCGCGTACGGATTCGAGCGGCGCGCCACTCGACGGGCGCTGCGACTATCGCATCCTCGATTCGACTCCCGCGGCGCGCTTCTGGACGCTCGGCGCGGCGAGCGCCACGGGCCGGCTCATCGACAATCCCGCCGATCGCTACGCCTTCACCTCGAGCGAAATCCTGCGGCGTGAAGGCGGCGCCTTCGAGATCGAGATCGGCGCGCAGGCGCGTCCCGGCAATTGGCTTCCCGTCGCCAAAGATCCCTTCGTGCTGGTGCTGCGTCTCTACGACACGCCGCTCGACGTCGAGTCCGCGCCCGACCCTGCGACATTTCCGAAAATCGTGAAGCTCCATTGCGCATGA
- a CDS encoding transglycosylase domain-containing protein — translation MLEPIRSSRLYKRAARLLLAFDAYIDSSLFDSSRGAREAYENFSAFMNRFQVRGLRRVAVEIGCESLTLALGGGIVALALSVSAMRMTSDDWLKKQDLSVTFLDRYGAVAGQRGIKHDDAVPLDQYPDYVVKAVLATEDRRFYEHFGIDIVGTGRALTVNARSAGVVQGGSSITQQLAKNVFLSNERTITRKINEAFLALWLEQRLTKQEILKLYLDRVYMGGGAFGIQAAAEFYFGKSVRDVSLSEAAMLAGLFKAPTKYAPHVNLPAARARANDVLDNLVDAGFMTQSQIVAAQRNPATPVERKRDQSPDWYLDFAFKEAQRLAEAGKFGDDRVLVIRTALDPNVQKRADEVVEENLRESGRSYHAKQSASAFMDLDGAVRALVGGRDYGASQFNRATEAARQPGSSFKPYVYLTALMSNKFKPTTVVTDRPTCIGNYCVHNYSGGYAGSLPLSLALAKSLNTIAIQLSIAIGNGDSHAGRAKIIDTCRRLGITTPLEDTPSLPVGQSDVILLEHAAGYAAFANGGKKTTPYAAVEARNSRGDILYQHDRDAPPQEQVVPFEKVAELDTMMKRVIDEGTGGRAQLGPGVDVIGKTGTTNGYKDAWFCGYTGNMGGCVWYGNDDNEGMSNMTGGTLPAKTWHDIMAYAHQGIAIKPIRGLASPATLAAAAAAQPKTVELGAPARPAALSRGALDALGQIESKMKLDELQRPASESPGARPADKRADRR, via the coding sequence TTGCTCGAACCTATTCGATCCTCGCGCTTATACAAGCGGGCCGCAAGGCTTCTGCTGGCGTTCGACGCCTATATCGACTCGAGCCTCTTCGACTCGAGCCGCGGCGCGCGCGAGGCCTATGAGAATTTTTCGGCCTTCATGAACCGCTTCCAGGTGCGCGGTCTGCGCCGGGTCGCGGTGGAGATCGGCTGCGAGTCGCTGACGCTCGCGCTCGGCGGCGGCATTGTCGCGCTCGCGCTGTCGGTCTCCGCCATGCGAATGACGAGCGACGATTGGCTGAAGAAGCAGGATCTCTCCGTCACCTTCCTCGATCGCTATGGCGCGGTCGCCGGACAGCGCGGCATCAAGCATGACGACGCCGTGCCGCTCGATCAATACCCAGATTATGTCGTCAAGGCGGTGCTCGCCACAGAGGACCGCCGCTTCTACGAGCATTTCGGCATAGACATCGTCGGCACGGGACGCGCGCTCACGGTGAACGCCCGTTCGGCGGGCGTGGTGCAGGGCGGCTCGTCGATCACGCAGCAGCTCGCCAAAAATGTCTTCCTCTCCAATGAGCGCACGATAACACGCAAGATCAACGAGGCCTTTCTCGCGCTCTGGCTCGAGCAGCGCCTCACCAAGCAAGAGATTTTGAAGCTCTATCTCGACCGCGTCTATATGGGCGGCGGCGCCTTCGGCATTCAGGCGGCGGCGGAATTCTATTTCGGCAAATCCGTGCGCGACGTCTCGCTGTCGGAAGCGGCGATGCTCGCCGGCCTGTTCAAGGCTCCGACCAAATACGCCCCGCATGTGAATCTTCCCGCGGCGCGAGCCCGCGCCAACGACGTGCTCGACAATCTCGTCGACGCCGGCTTCATGACGCAGAGTCAGATCGTCGCCGCGCAGCGCAATCCGGCGACGCCGGTCGAGCGCAAGCGCGACCAGAGCCCGGATTGGTATCTCGACTTCGCCTTCAAAGAGGCGCAACGCCTCGCCGAGGCCGGCAAATTCGGCGACGACCGCGTGCTCGTCATCCGCACCGCGCTCGATCCCAATGTGCAGAAGCGCGCGGATGAAGTGGTGGAGGAAAATCTGCGCGAGAGCGGACGCTCCTATCACGCCAAGCAGAGCGCCTCGGCCTTCATGGATCTCGACGGCGCCGTGCGCGCGCTGGTCGGCGGGCGCGACTATGGCGCGAGCCAGTTCAATCGCGCGACGGAGGCGGCGCGCCAGCCGGGCTCCTCCTTCAAGCCCTATGTCTATCTCACCGCGTTGATGAGCAATAAATTCAAGCCGACGACGGTGGTGACCGATCGCCCCACCTGCATCGGCAATTATTGCGTGCATAATTACAGCGGCGGCTACGCCGGCTCGCTGCCGCTGTCGCTGGCGCTCGCCAAATCGCTCAACACCATCGCCATTCAATTGTCGATCGCCATCGGCAATGGCGATTCTCATGCGGGCCGCGCCAAGATAATCGACACCTGCCGGCGTCTCGGCATCACCACGCCGCTCGAGGACACGCCCTCTCTGCCTGTCGGCCAGAGCGATGTGATCCTGCTCGAGCATGCGGCGGGCTACGCCGCTTTCGCCAATGGCGGCAAGAAGACGACGCCCTACGCCGCCGTGGAGGCGCGCAACAGCCGCGGCGATATTCTCTATCAGCATGATCGCGACGCGCCGCCGCAGGAGCAGGTCGTGCCTTTCGAGAAAGTCGCCGAGCTCGACACGATGATGAAGCGCGTCATCGACGAAGGCACGGGCGGCAGAGCGCAGCTCGGCCCGGGCGTCGACGTCATCGGCAAGACCGGCACCACCAATGGCTATAAGGACGCCTGGTTCTGCGGCTATACGGGCAATATGGGCGGCTGCGTCTGGTATGGGAACGACGACAATGAGGGCATGTCCAATATGACCGGCGGCACCTTGCCGGCGAAGACATGGCACGACATCATGGCCTATGCTCATCAGGGAATCGCCATCAAGCCGATCCGCGGCCTAGCCTCGCCCGCCACGCTCGCGGCGGCGGCGGCCGCTCAGCCCAAGACGGTGGAGCTCGGCGCGCCGGCGCGTCCCGCGGCGCTCTCGCGCGGCGCGCTGGATGCGCTCGGACAGATCGAATCGAAGATGAAGCTCGACGAGCTGCAGCGTCCCGCCTCCGAATCGCCGGGGGCGCGTCCCGCCGACAAGCGCGCCGATCGGCGCTGA
- a CDS encoding YcgN family cysteine cluster protein, translating into MTTSGEKETGEPFWTKPLGELTRAQWEKLCDGCGRCCLVKLEDEDSGEIYHTSVGCDLLDGDTGRCRDYAGRQTKVPDCVRLTSKALAGIAWLPPTCAYRLRAEGKPLPEWHPLLTGDPASVHAAGVSVRGRVAAREQEVETDDLPNFIVLWPKRWPRRKKGRAA; encoded by the coding sequence ATGACGACGAGCGGGGAAAAAGAGACGGGCGAACCGTTCTGGACGAAGCCTTTGGGCGAATTGACGCGGGCGCAATGGGAGAAGCTCTGCGACGGATGCGGGCGTTGCTGCCTGGTCAAGCTCGAGGATGAAGATAGTGGGGAAATCTATCATACCAGCGTCGGCTGCGACCTATTGGACGGCGATACCGGGCGTTGTCGCGACTATGCCGGTCGCCAGACCAAAGTGCCGGATTGCGTGCGCCTCACCTCGAAGGCGCTCGCCGGGATCGCCTGGCTGCCGCCGACCTGCGCCTATCGCCTGCGTGCCGAAGGCAAGCCGCTGCCCGAATGGCACCCGCTGCTGACCGGCGACCCCGCAAGCGTGCATGCCGCCGGCGTCTCCGTGCGAGGCCGCGTGGCGGCGCGGGAGCAGGAGGTGGAGACCGACGATCTGCCCAATTTCATCGTGCTGTGGCCCAAGCGTTGGCCGCGGCGCAAGAAGGGCCGGGCGGCGTAA
- a CDS encoding type II toxin-antitoxin system ParD family antitoxin: MSKTTTMTVRVSGALSDFVAANVGENGAYENVSEYIRDLIRRDKERAEKEAFERLKAELAHAFAAPEAAYAPLTAADVIARNRS; the protein is encoded by the coding sequence ATGTCCAAAACCACGACGATGACCGTTCGCGTCAGCGGCGCGTTGAGCGATTTCGTCGCCGCGAATGTGGGCGAGAATGGCGCCTATGAGAATGTCAGCGAATATATTCGCGATCTGATCCGCCGCGACAAGGAGCGAGCCGAGAAAGAGGCCTTCGAGCGATTGAAAGCCGAGCTCGCTCATGCTTTCGCCGCGCCGGAAGCTGCTTACGCGCCGCTGACCGCGGCCGATGTGATCGCGCGAAACCGGAGCTGA
- a CDS encoding type II toxin-antitoxin system RelE/ParE family toxin translates to MAAVRVQEAASFRLDEIYRYTRDRWGSEQADRYIRGLFEAFDRIETHREMSRPVPVELGVDGFFCRYERHVVYWRRLSNGDIGIVTILHERMHQIDHFREDFRA, encoded by the coding sequence TTGGCCGCCGTCCGCGTTCAGGAAGCCGCCTCTTTCCGTCTCGACGAGATTTATCGCTACACACGGGACCGCTGGGGAAGCGAGCAGGCCGATCGCTATATTCGCGGGTTGTTCGAAGCCTTCGACAGGATCGAGACGCATCGGGAGATGTCGCGGCCGGTTCCGGTGGAGCTCGGCGTCGACGGGTTTTTCTGTCGATACGAGAGGCATGTCGTCTATTGGCGAAGGCTGTCGAACGGCGACATCGGCATTGTGACGATCCTGCACGAACGCATGCACCAGATCGACCACTTTCGCGAGGACTTCCGCGCCTGA